CGGCCCAGGCCCGGGGGCGGCGCAGGTCGTCCGTGGCGCGGGCCCGGACCCGGTGGTGGTCGGCGAGGGCGGGACGGAGCGGCACCGTGCCCGGCCGCCACCCGAGGGGACGGGGGGCGGGGGCGTCGGGGAGGCCGGTCGCGGCGCGCAGGCCGGCGGCCACCCGGGTGGGCACCCCGGGGCCGGCCAGGCCGGCGGGGTCGTCGGTGCCCCAGCGGACGGGCGGCTCCTCGCCCGTGCTCGTGTGCCGGGCGTCGACCCAGGCCCGCCGCAGCTCCTCGTGCTCGGGGGGGAGGTCGCGGAGCACGCCCTGGATGAGGGGCGCGGTGGTGTCGGAGACGTCGCAGACCCGGACCCGCTCGAGGTCGATGGGTGCGTCGAAGCCCCGGGCCGGGTCGGGGTCGCCGGCGAGCAGGAGGCTCGCCATGGTGATCTGGCACTTGCGGCACCGGCCGCAGTTGCCCGCCTGCTCACCCTCCCAGCAGACCTGCAGGGTGCGACGGGCCAGGGGGTCGGTGAGCACGTGGGCCAGGCGGGCGTCGCGGTCGCGGTGCGGGTTGCCCAGCACCACCTCGGTGCGACGGGTCGCCACCGCCTCGATCACCTGCGGGTCCGAGCCCACCGAGCCCGGACGGTCGACGGGGTTGGCGCCGCTCAGCACCAGGCGGCGGAGCCCGGCCGATGCGGTGAGGCCGGTGCCGACCAGGGCCGGGCCCGAGGTCTCGACCCAGGGGCGGTGGGGGTCGAGCAGGGCGCGGACCGACGTGGCCAGCACCACCAGCTCGAGGCCCAGCTCGTCGGCGACCTGCTGGTGGCCCTGGATGATCTGGGCCTCGACGGCACGGAGCCGGGGCTCGCCGTGGTGGACGGCGAGGAGGTGGGTGACCCGGTCGGCCTCGGGCGCGGCCAGCAGGTCGAGCAGGGTCGACCACGAGTCGGCGCCCCGGGTGAAGAACAGCCCCACCCCTCCGGCGTCGGGCCCGCCGTCGTAGGTGGAGGCCACCTCGACCCGGGTGCCGCCGGTGCCCCAGGCCGTCGCCAGGCGGTCGGCCAGGGCCTGGGCCCCCCGGGCCGCCAGGGCGTCGACCTCGCCCTCGACCTGGAGGTCCTCGCCGCAGGCAGCGGCCGCCGCCACCAGGCCCGGGAGGGTGGGCGAGGCGGTGGGGTCGAGCAGGTCGGCCTGGGCCCGCCGGACGGCCACCTCGAGCGGGGGCAGGTCGGTGCCGTCGGCCGCCACCAGGGTGGTGCGCACGGTGACGTGGCCGTCGTCGACGTGGGTGGTGGGGGGCCGGGCGCGCACCCCGCCAACCTAGGCGCCGGCCCCTGCGCCGCCCTCAGCGGTCGGGCCCCCTCGGGCTGCGGTCAGTGGGGCACCATGCCGCCGTCGGCGAGGAGCACCTGGCCGGTGATGTAGCTGCCGGCGTCGCTCACCAGCAGGAGGGCCGGGCCGACCATCTCGTCGGGCGTGGCCAGCCGGCCCATGAGCGACGCCGCGGCCATGGCCGCGGCGCCCTCGGGCCCGGTGTTGCGCACCATGTCGGTGTCGACCGAGCCGGGGGCGAGGGCGTTGACCCGGATGCCCTGGGCCACGTGGGCGGCCGCCATCGACCGGGTGAACGACAGCAGGGCGGCCTTGCCCGCGGCGTACATGGCGACGGGGGCCGAGAAGAGGAAGGCGCCGACCGACACGACGTTCAGCACCGCGGCGTGGGGGCTGGCCTCCAGGTGGGGGAGGGCCGCCTGGAGGAGGAAGACCGGGCCCCGCAGGTTGACGTCGAAGGACTTCTCCCACGCCTCGGGCGTGAGCTGGCCGAGCGGCTGGGCCAGGGCGTTGGCCGCGTTGTTGACCACGATGTCGAGGCCGCCGAAGGCGTCGACGGTCCGGTCGACCAGGGCCGAGACGGCCTCGAGGTCGCCCATGTGGGTGGCCACGCCGAGGGCCTCGGCGCCCCGGGACCGGAGGTGGGCCTCGGCCTCGGCGCAGGCCTCGGGCTTGCGGCTGGCCACCACGACCTGGGCGCCGGACGCGGCCAGGCCCTCGGCCAAGGCCAGGCCGATGCCGCGGGTGCCGCCGGTGACGAGGGCGGTGCGGCCGGTCAGGTCGAACAGGGAGCGGAGGGCATCGGCGTCCACGGAGGGGCCTCTCGGTCGGGGACCCCTGATCTACCAGGGCGGGGCGCAGCCGGCCGGGGGACCGGGTCGCCGCCACCGGTACCGTCGGGCTCCGTGCCCCCCTCCGACACCGACCGGACCGCCGTCGCCGCGCTCCTCGGCCGCGAGCCCGACGGCGCCTTCGACGTGGTGGTGCGCCACGCCGACGGGGGGCCGGTGGTCATCCGCAACGCGCCGCTGCTGCCGAGCGGGCGGCCCATGCCCACCCGCCACTGGCTGGTGGGCGAGCCCGAGCGGACCTGGGTCGGGCGCCTGGAGGGCGCCGGCGGCGTGGACCGGGCCGAGGCCGAGGTCGACACCGACGCCCTGGCCGCAGCCCACCGGGCCGCGGCCGCCGAGCGGGCCGCGGCCCTGCCGCCGGACCACACCGGGCCGGCACCCTCCGGCGGCGTGGCCGGCACGCGCGTGGGCGTGAAGTGCCTCCACGCCCACTACGCCCGCTGGCTTGCGGGCGAGGACGACCCCGTGGGGGCCTGGGTGGCGGCGCACCTCGACGAGGTCGGCGGCGCCGCCCCCGGCGCCGGCGGACCCGAGGTGGTGCCGGCCCCGGCGGGCTGACCTGGGCCGGCGACCGTCCGACGGGCCAGGCTGGGGCCGTGACCGATCCCTCCGGGCCCGTGGCCGCCATCGACTGCGGGACCAACTCCACCCGCCTGCTCGTGGCCGAGCCCGACGGCGACGGCGGGCTGCGCGCCCTCACCCGCCTCATGCGCATCACCCGCCTGGGCCAGGACGTCGACCGCACCGGGGCCCTGGCCCCCGAGGCCGTCGAGCGCACCCAGGCCGTGCTGGCCGAGTACCGGGCGGTGATGGACGATCACGGCGTGGCCCCGGGCGACGTCCGGGTCGCAGCCACGTCCGCAGCCCGCGACGCGGCGAACCGCGACGAGTGGTTCGCGGCGGCCGAGGCCACCGTGGGCGCCCGGCCCGAGCTGCTCACCGGGGCCGAGGAGGCCGAGCTGTCCTTCCGGGGGGCGACGACGGGCCTCGACCCGGCCCGGGGCCCGTTCCTCGTCTTCGACCTCGGCGGCGGGTCGACCGAGCTGGCCTACGGCACCACCGAGGTGACCTCGTCGGTGTCGCTCGAGGTGGGCTGCGTGCGGCTCACCGAGCGGTTCCTCGAGGGCGACCCGCCCCGCCCCGAGGAGCTCACCGCCGCCATCTCCTACGCCGAGTCCTGGTTCGACGACGTCCTGCGCAAGATGCCGGGGGCGGCGACGGCGCCGACGGTCATCGGCCTGGCCGGCACCGTCACCACCGTGGCCGCGGTCGAGATCGGCCTCGACCCCTACGACCGGGACCGGACCCACCACTTCGTGCTCACCAAGGAGGCGGCCGAGGACGTCTTCCGCACCCTCGCCACCGAGGCCCGGGAGGACCGCATCGCCAACCCCGGGCTGGAGGAGGCCCGGGCCGACGTCATCGTGGGCGGGTGCTGCGCCCTGGTCGCGCTCTACCGCCGCCTCGGCCTCGACGAGGTGCTCGTCTCCGAGTCCGACATCCTCGACGGCTTGGCGGCCAGCGTGGGCGACCGGCGCTAGCCCTCGTCCGGCGCGGCGGCCCAGGCGAGGTAGCCGCCGTCGAGGTCGGTGGCCCGGGCCAGGCCGACGTCGCGCAGGACCGCGGCAGCCAGCGACGAGGCGTAGCCCTCGTTGCACACCAGCACCACCACCTGGTCGGGACCCTCCAGCTCGGGCACCCGGTGGTCGCCGGTGGGGTCGAGGCGCCACTCGAGCACGTTGCGCTCGACGACCAGCGCCCCCGGCAGCTCGCCGTGGGTGGCCCGGTCGGCCGCGGGTCGGATGTCGACCACCAGGGCGCCCTCGTCGACCAGGGCGGGGAGGTCGTCGGGCCCAGGGCGGCGGCCGAGGCGGCGGCGGGCCTCGGCCAGGAGGCGGTCGGTGGCGGCGCTCACGGCGACGACGCTACCGGGGCCGGGCCCGTCGGGAGCCGAGCGCGGATCCAGCCGCTACGTTGCCCTCGCACACCGCCCAGACCAGGGGACCGACCACCAGACATGCGTCGCGATCGCACCAGCGGACGGGCCGCACCGGTCCCCGCGGACGGGGCCACCGGGGATCCGACGGCGCGCTCGGGCGCGCTGTTCGGCCGCCGGGTGATGCTGCGCCCGCTGGTCCTGTCGGACTTCGAGGCCTGGCGCGAGGTGCGGCTCCGCTGCCACGACTGGCTGACGGTCTGGGAGCCCAGCCGCCAGCCCGGGTCGCCCGACCCCACCACCGACCGCGACGCCTTCGGCGTGCGGTGCGCGGCCCGCCAGCGGGAGCGGGCCCTCGGCACCGGGCACGGCTTCGGCGTGTTCCACGACGGGCGCCTCTGCGGGGAGATCAACCTCAACAGCATCCAGCGGGGGCCCTTCCAGAACGCCTACGTGGGCTACTGGATCGACCAGGCCGTGGCCGGGCGGGGGCTCATGCCCGAGGCCGTGGTGGTGCTGTCCCGGTTCGCCTTCGAGGAGCTGGGGCTGCACCGGCTCCAGGTGTCGATCATCCCCCGCAACCAGGCCAGTCGGCGGATCCCCGAGAAGCTGGGCCTCCGCGACGAGGGCGTCGCCCTGCGCTACCTCGAGATCAACGGCGTGTGGGAGGACCACGTCCGCTACGCCATCACCTCCGAGGAGTGGCTCGAGCGTCGCGACGACCTGGCCCGGGCCTGGCTCTCGCCGTAGAGGTCTTCGTCGTCGCTCGGTCGGCGGAGCTCGCTACTTCGAGCTGATCTTCTGCTGGAGGGCGGCCAGGCGCTCGGCGAAGGCGGGTTGGTGCAGCGACCACACCTGGGGGTCGAGCTCGCGCTCGACGGCCTCGGCGTGGGTCTCGATCGCGGCCATGGCCCCGAGGGTCTCCTTCACGTTCACCACCAGGTCCCGGGGGGCCGCTGCGGCCCGGGCGGCCAGCTGGTGGGCCGTGCCCAGGAGCTCGTCGTCCTCCACGCAGCGCCACACCAGCCCGGCCCGCTCGGCCTCGGGCCCGTCGAGGACCTCGCCGAAGAGGAGGGCGGCGGCGGCCGCCTGGGGCCCGGCGATGCGGCGGAACATCCACGTGTGACCCCCACCGGGGTGGAGGCCGAGCTGCAGGAAGCGGGTGTCGAAGCGGGCCTGGCGTCCGGCCAGGCGCACGTCGCAGGCCAGGGCCAGGTTCATGCCCGCCCCGACGGCGGCGCCGTTCACCGCGGCGATGGTCGGCAGCGGACAGCGCGCCACGCGGAGGAAGCCCTCGTAGATCGCCAGCAGGCCCTCGCGCTCCGAGGAGCCCAGGTCCGACAGGTCGGCGCCGGCGCAGAAGGCCCGGCCCTCGCCGGTGACGACGACGGCGCCCACGCCCTCGTCGGCCTCCACGGCCTCGACCGCGGCGACGAGGTCGTCGCCCAGGGGGCCGCCCAGGGCGTTGCGCCGGTCGGGGTCGTCGAGGGTGAGCAGGGCGACGCCGTCGGTGATGTCGGTGCGGACGAGGCTCATGGGGTGGTGGTCATCCTTCTCCGTCGCGGACGACGGCGGGGGAGTGGCGGAAGAACTGCTCGACGTCCTCCTCGTAGCGGTACTCGGAGTCCTGGGTGCCGATCGTCTTGCGGAGGCGCACGGCCTCCACGAAGGCGGCTGTGGCCCCGGCCGTCGTGTACGAGTACGAGAAGCCGGCGTCCTTGAGGCGGCGGTTGTCGATGCCCCGCCCGTAGCGGAGCAGGTCGAGCAGCTCGGGGGGGATGTCGACGCCGAGGCGCCGCAGGGGGGCTGCGGCCAGGCCGGTGCCCACGAAGGGCATGGGGATGGTCGGCTTGTCGCAGATGCGGGCGATCTCGCTCCAGGGGAGCAGGCCGTCGCCGGCGACGTTGTAGATGCCGGGGTGGCCGCCGCCGATGGCGAACAGCAGCGAGCGCACCACGTCGTCCTCGTGCACCAGCTGGATGCGGGGGTCGAACCCCAGCACCGACGGCACCGCGGGGAGGCGCAGGGCCTTGCTGAACGGCGTCGACAGGCGCGGCCCGAGCACGTTGCAGTAGCGCAGCAGGGTGACCTCGACGTGGGGGTTGTCGATGGCGAAGTCGCGCACGTAGCCCTCGACCTCGAGCAGGCTGTGCTCGATGCGGGTGCGGGGCGTCGACTTGCGGTTGGTCGACTCGGTGAACCACACGGGGTCCCGCGGCGTCGACCCGTAGACCAGGGCCGAGGACTTCACCACCACGTTCTCCACCGTGCTGCCGGGCGTGGAGGCCGCGGCGAACAGGTTCATGGTGCCGATGACGTTGATCTCGTGGAGCTGGCGGCC
Above is a window of Iamia majanohamensis DNA encoding:
- a CDS encoding SDR family NAD(P)-dependent oxidoreductase, whose amino-acid sequence is MDADALRSLFDLTGRTALVTGGTRGIGLALAEGLAASGAQVVVASRKPEACAEAEAHLRSRGAEALGVATHMGDLEAVSALVDRTVDAFGGLDIVVNNAANALAQPLGQLTPEAWEKSFDVNLRGPVFLLQAALPHLEASPHAAVLNVVSVGAFLFSAPVAMYAAGKAALLSFTRSMAAAHVAQGIRVNALAPGSVDTDMVRNTGPEGAAAMAAASLMGRLATPDEMVGPALLLVSDAGSYITGQVLLADGGMVPH
- a CDS encoding DUF501 domain-containing protein, which translates into the protein MPPSDTDRTAVAALLGREPDGAFDVVVRHADGGPVVIRNAPLLPSGRPMPTRHWLVGEPERTWVGRLEGAGGVDRAEAEVDTDALAAAHRAAAAERAAALPPDHTGPAPSGGVAGTRVGVKCLHAHYARWLAGEDDPVGAWVAAHLDEVGGAAPGAGGPEVVPAPAG
- a CDS encoding exopolyphosphatase gives rise to the protein MAAIDCGTNSTRLLVAEPDGDGGLRALTRLMRITRLGQDVDRTGALAPEAVERTQAVLAEYRAVMDDHGVAPGDVRVAATSAARDAANRDEWFAAAEATVGARPELLTGAEEAELSFRGATTGLDPARGPFLVFDLGGGSTELAYGTTEVTSSVSLEVGCVRLTERFLEGDPPRPEELTAAISYAESWFDDVLRKMPGAATAPTVIGLAGTVTTVAAVEIGLDPYDRDRTHHFVLTKEAAEDVFRTLATEAREDRIANPGLEEARADVIVGGCCALVALYRRLGLDEVLVSESDILDGLAASVGDRR
- a CDS encoding rhodanese-like domain-containing protein, coding for MSAATDRLLAEARRRLGRRPGPDDLPALVDEGALVVDIRPAADRATHGELPGALVVERNVLEWRLDPTGDHRVPELEGPDQVVVLVCNEGYASSLAAAVLRDVGLARATDLDGGYLAWAAAPDEG
- a CDS encoding GNAT family N-acetyltransferase; translation: MRRDRTSGRAAPVPADGATGDPTARSGALFGRRVMLRPLVLSDFEAWREVRLRCHDWLTVWEPSRQPGSPDPTTDRDAFGVRCAARQRERALGTGHGFGVFHDGRLCGEINLNSIQRGPFQNAYVGYWIDQAVAGRGLMPEAVVVLSRFAFEELGLHRLQVSIIPRNQASRRIPEKLGLRDEGVALRYLEINGVWEDHVRYAITSEEWLERRDDLARAWLSP
- a CDS encoding enoyl-CoA hydratase, whose amino-acid sequence is MSLVRTDITDGVALLTLDDPDRRNALGGPLGDDLVAAVEAVEADEGVGAVVVTGEGRAFCAGADLSDLGSSEREGLLAIYEGFLRVARCPLPTIAAVNGAAVGAGMNLALACDVRLAGRQARFDTRFLQLGLHPGGGHTWMFRRIAGPQAAAAALLFGEVLDGPEAERAGLVWRCVEDDELLGTAHQLAARAAAAPRDLVVNVKETLGAMAAIETHAEAVERELDPQVWSLHQPAFAERLAALQQKISSK
- a CDS encoding NAD-dependent epimerase/dehydratase family protein, which encodes MGRRVLITGLGTFWGGRLAQALEEQDDVDVIIGLDTEEPKVRLERTEYVRSDENYSILSRIVAATKVDTIVHTFLVVDSTRATGRQLHEINVIGTMNLFAAASTPGSTVENVVVKSSALVYGSTPRDPVWFTESTNRKSTPRTRIEHSLLEVEGYVRDFAIDNPHVEVTLLRYCNVLGPRLSTPFSKALRLPAVPSVLGFDPRIQLVHEDDVVRSLLFAIGGGHPGIYNVAGDGLLPWSEIARICDKPTIPMPFVGTGLAAAPLRRLGVDIPPELLDLLRYGRGIDNRRLKDAGFSYSYTTAGATAAFVEAVRLRKTIGTQDSEYRYEEDVEQFFRHSPAVVRDGEG